Proteins found in one Hevea brasiliensis isolate MT/VB/25A 57/8 chromosome 18, ASM3005281v1, whole genome shotgun sequence genomic segment:
- the LOC110654940 gene encoding U-box domain-containing protein 8: MATQFPDDFKCPISLEIMSDPVILSSGHTFDRASIQRWLDSGHRTCPITKLPLPDHPPLIPNHALRSLISNYTLLSPPKSQPNPSQQPQPQTLISAVISPSSPLNCKLDSLSQLTRLSKLDHALRRQLTESGAVSAVLNCVSSTETVLQEKALSLLLNLSLDDDNKVGLVAEGAIGRVVTVLRIGSPDSRALGCTILTSLAVVEVNKATIGAYPNAIQALVTLLNNGKVREVKEAATALYAICSFPDNRRRAVECGAVPILVRIGGMGLERAVEVLSVLVKCKEGREEMGRIGRCLRVLVKVIKNGSERGIQCGLFTLNSLCCYSEEICGEAKREGVLEICLGLVEDYNEKVRSNALSLVQTLSGCRLVE, encoded by the coding sequence ATGGCTACTCAGTTCCCGGACGATTTCAAGTGCCCGATTTCTCTCGAGATAATGTCGGACCCGGTAATCCTCTCTTCCGGTCACACCTTTGACCGTGCTTCTATCCAACGGTGGCTTGACTCCGGCCACCGTACTTGCCCAATAACTAAGCTACCACTTCCCGACCaccctcctctcattcccaaccaTGCTCTTAGAAGTCTAATTTCCAATTATACCCTCCTCTCCCCTCCAAAATCACAGCCTAACCCTTCACAGCAACCGCAGCCTCAAACCCTAATCTCCGCTGTCATTTCTCCGTCTTCTCCTCTCAACTGCAAGCTCGACTCCCTTTCTCAGCTCACCAGGCTTAGCAAACTAGACCATGCCCTTCGCCGCCAGCTGACCGAGTCTGGAGCCGTGTCAGCTGTTCTCAACTGTGTCAGCTCGACGGAGACTGTCCTTCAGGAGAAAGCCCTCTCTCTATTACTCAATCTCTCCCTTGACGACGATAACAAGGTGGGTTTAGTAGCAGAAGGCGCAATTGGTCGGGTTGTCACAGTTCTACGGATTGGGTCGCCGGATAGCCGTGCCTTGGGTTGCACTATCTTGACCAGTCTTGCAGTCGTAGAAGTGAACAAAGCGACAATCGGGGCGTACCCAAATGCAATTCAAGCGTTAGTCACACTACTAAATAATGGGAAAGTTAGAGAGGTGAAAGAAGCAGCAACAGCGTTGTATGCTATCTGTTCATTTCCGGATAATAGAAGGCGAGCCGTGGAATGTGGGGCGGTGCCCATTTTGGTGAGGATAGGCGGGATGGGTCTGGAGAGAGCAGTGGAAGTcttgagtgttttggtgaagtgtAAGGAAGGGAGAGAGGAGATGGGGAGGATTGGTAGGTGTTTGAGGGTTTTGGTGAAGGTGATTAAGAATGGGAGCGAGAGAGGGATTCAATGTGGGCTTTTCACTTTGAATTCTCTGTGTTGTTACAGTGAGGAAATCTGTGGGGAAGCCAAGAGAGAAGGGGTTTTGGAGATATGTTTGGGGTTGGTGGAGGATTACAATGAGAAGGTAAGGAGTAATGCTTTAAGTTTGGTGCAAACGCTAAGTGGGTGTCGCTTGGTGGAGTGA